A single region of the Thermoleophilum album genome encodes:
- a CDS encoding PAS domain-containing protein, producing MPIFICPSCGRRSAAAERTAGFSDRPRGCPHCGFAFVFELLDDYYPAPNAAFFILDRQGRLLGTGKGARELTGLGDLDVIGRPAREVLGLRFADGDDPIATALEWGVRVLGRNVRVHAEGDQEESAVCDVLPAYDDDGGALLILTPKVETS from the coding sequence GTGCCGATCTTCATCTGTCCGAGCTGCGGGCGCCGTTCCGCTGCCGCCGAGCGCACCGCCGGCTTTAGCGACCGTCCACGCGGCTGTCCGCATTGCGGTTTCGCGTTCGTGTTCGAGCTACTCGACGACTACTACCCAGCCCCGAACGCGGCCTTTTTCATCCTCGATCGCCAGGGGCGGCTGCTCGGCACGGGCAAGGGGGCGCGCGAGCTAACCGGGCTCGGCGATCTAGACGTCATCGGGCGGCCTGCCCGCGAGGTGCTCGGACTGCGCTTCGCCGATGGCGACGACCCGATCGCCACCGCACTCGAGTGGGGAGTGCGCGTGCTCGGTCGCAACGTGCGCGTCCACGCCGAGGGCGACCAAGAGGAGTCGGCGGTCTGCGACGTCCTGCCCGCCTACGATGACGACGGCGGCGCCCTGCTGATCCTTACCCCGAAAGTGGAGACCTCGTGA
- the ruvB gene encoding Holliday junction branch migration DNA helicase RuvB — MSAKASAAIRTPGVERLQAPHAQTREEELEVTLRPRTLDDFVGQERVKRQLAVFVEAARARGEPLDHLLLAGPPGLGKTSLAEIVARELGVAFVQTAGPALERKGDVASYLTALEPRSVFFVDEIHRLPRAVEETFYPAMEDRRLPITVGQGAGARVITLDLPPFTLVGATTRTGLLTTPLRDRFGVTIRLELYPEEELARIVHRSARILGVAIADQAAAEIARRSRGTPRVANRLLRRVRDYAEVVGGGEIDLAVARAALELLEIDEVGLDRTDRAILAAICRDFGGGPVGLSTLAAAVGEEPDTIEDVYEPYLLQRGLLARTPRGRVATERAFRHLGATPPARARALF; from the coding sequence GTGAGCGCGAAAGCCTCCGCAGCGATCCGAACCCCGGGCGTCGAGCGGCTGCAGGCTCCGCACGCGCAGACGCGCGAAGAGGAGCTCGAGGTGACGCTGCGACCGCGCACGCTCGACGACTTCGTCGGTCAGGAGCGCGTAAAACGCCAGCTCGCCGTCTTCGTCGAAGCGGCGCGGGCGCGCGGCGAGCCGCTCGACCATCTGCTGCTCGCCGGACCGCCCGGACTCGGCAAAACATCGCTGGCCGAGATCGTGGCGCGCGAGCTTGGCGTCGCCTTCGTCCAGACGGCCGGGCCCGCGCTCGAGCGCAAGGGCGACGTCGCCTCCTACCTCACGGCGCTCGAGCCGCGCTCGGTCTTCTTCGTCGACGAGATCCACCGGCTTCCCCGCGCCGTCGAAGAGACCTTCTATCCGGCGATGGAAGATCGCCGCTTGCCGATCACGGTCGGCCAGGGGGCGGGGGCGCGGGTCATAACCCTCGACCTGCCGCCGTTCACGCTCGTCGGCGCGACGACGCGCACCGGCCTTTTGACAACGCCGCTGCGCGACCGCTTTGGTGTGACGATCCGCCTCGAGCTGTATCCCGAGGAAGAGCTTGCCCGGATCGTTCACCGTTCCGCTCGCATCCTCGGCGTGGCGATCGCCGACCAGGCGGCGGCCGAGATTGCGCGCCGCTCGCGTGGCACCCCCCGGGTCGCAAACCGTCTGCTCCGCAGGGTGCGCGACTACGCCGAGGTGGTCGGGGGAGGGGAGATCGATCTCGCCGTCGCCCGCGCCGCCCTTGAGCTGCTCGAGATCGACGAGGTCGGTCTCGACCGCACCGACCGGGCGATCCTCGCCGCTATTTGCCGCGACTTCGGGGGAGGTCCGGTCGGGCTATCGACGTTGGCAGCGGCGGTGGGCGAGGAGCCCGACACGATCGAGGACGTCTACGAGCCTTACCTGTTGCAGCGCGGCTTGCTCGCGCGCACGCCGCGCGGTCGCGTCGCGACCGAGCGAGCCTTCCGCCACCTCGGAGCTACGCCGCCCGCGCGCGCCAGGGCGCTTTTCTGA